One Amycolatopsis sp. NBC_00355 genomic window carries:
- a CDS encoding ROK family transcriptional regulator encodes MIKPVSSSPVARPDEVRRHNRTTLLRLLHVGGPSTRATLAAELGLNRSTIKTLVDGLAEAGVVEEKVPRPGRGAGRPSLLVLPQPHAAVVLAVDLQVEHVAIALVGLGGQILGRNSWNLRGRMNRPEEVITHVIESTAVLAGDLDVTPVAVGVSVPGVVRRADGYVHEAPNLRWTDVALGERLRGVLQIPILVGNDAELGAVAEHLRGAARGSSDMVYISADVGVGGGVIAEGAALRGGAGYVGEIGHMVIRPGGRACYCGSSGCWETEVGEAALCRALGLAEDTPRGAILFELRELGRDPEAALTRLAEFAEWLTLGLINVVNLLGPQLVILGDLLTVLPEAVLRHVGSEVRRRSLVSRAVGGTRIVSSALGADVKLLGAAEVAFEVVLDSV; translated from the coding sequence ATGATCAAGCCCGTGTCCAGCTCACCCGTCGCACGACCGGACGAGGTGCGTCGGCACAACCGCACGACCCTGCTCCGCCTGCTGCACGTCGGCGGGCCGAGCACCCGGGCGACCCTGGCCGCGGAGCTGGGGCTCAACCGGAGCACGATCAAGACCCTCGTCGACGGGCTGGCGGAAGCCGGTGTCGTCGAAGAGAAGGTGCCGAGGCCGGGACGAGGGGCGGGCCGCCCCTCGCTCCTGGTCCTGCCCCAGCCGCACGCGGCGGTCGTGCTCGCGGTCGACCTGCAGGTCGAGCACGTCGCGATCGCCCTCGTGGGGCTGGGCGGCCAGATCCTGGGCCGCAACAGCTGGAACCTGCGGGGCCGGATGAACCGGCCGGAAGAGGTCATCACCCACGTCATCGAGTCGACGGCCGTGCTGGCCGGCGACCTCGACGTGACCCCGGTGGCGGTCGGGGTGTCGGTGCCGGGCGTCGTCCGGCGCGCGGACGGCTACGTGCACGAAGCCCCGAACCTGCGCTGGACCGACGTCGCGCTCGGCGAACGGCTGCGCGGGGTCCTGCAGATCCCGATCCTGGTCGGCAACGACGCCGAGCTCGGCGCGGTCGCCGAACACCTGCGCGGCGCGGCCCGCGGGTCGTCCGACATGGTCTACATCTCGGCGGACGTCGGCGTCGGCGGCGGCGTGATCGCCGAAGGCGCGGCCCTGCGGGGCGGCGCGGGCTACGTCGGCGAGATCGGGCACATGGTGATCCGGCCGGGCGGGCGGGCCTGCTACTGCGGCAGCAGCGGCTGCTGGGAGACCGAGGTCGGCGAGGCCGCGCTGTGCCGGGCGCTCGGGCTGGCCGAGGACACCCCGCGCGGCGCGATCCTGTTCGAGCTGCGCGAGCTCGGCCGGGACCCCGAAGCGGCGCTGACGCGGCTCGCGGAGTTCGCCGAGTGGCTGACCCTCGGGCTGATCAACGTCGTCAACCTGCTCGGGCCGCAGCTGGTGATCCTCGGCGACCTGCTGACGGTGCTGCCGGAGGCGGTCCTGCGGCACGTCGGCTCGGAGGTGCGCCGGCGCAGCCTGGTGAGCCGGGCGGTCGGCGGCACGCGGATCGTCAGCTCGGCGCTGGGCGCCGACGTGAAGCTGCTGGGCGCCGCCGAAGTCGCGTTCGAAGTCGTTCTGGATTCTGTCTGA
- a CDS encoding sugar ABC transporter permease: protein MTETPAKHEVGTPADALAQTQNPTAAITDFGIDTTSMSTGEALRDYFARIRAGELGSLPSLFGLLVLVILFSALSDNFFTLANIANVFPQGAGVIIIAMGIVFVLLLGEIDLAAGVASGTAASVMALHYVHAGNLLGTLGSGVFITFIAVLAVAMLLSAYQRIWAGAALSLVGLLLVAVGVPANAWLEILLAICVGTAIGCITGFLVSKIGMPSFVVTLALFIVWQGVLLQFIGEGGTIGITNSDILYKISNGNLNILGSWIFFLVAAGGFAVITLISHFKRLQRGLVVQPTALVLVKVGALVVLSALGTWLLTINRSPNKAVVTIEGVPYVIPIMLVLLVAGTYVLNRTKYGRYVYAVGGNKEAARRAGIDVPKIRASVFIIGSAVAAIGGIVAASKVGSVSPQSGGLNTLLYSVGAAVIGGTSLFGGKGRVADAVVGGLVIAVVINGLGLLKQPAAVVNIITGLVLLLAATVDALSRRRAAASTR, encoded by the coding sequence ATGACTGAAACCCCTGCCAAGCACGAAGTCGGCACCCCCGCCGACGCGCTCGCGCAGACCCAGAACCCCACCGCGGCGATCACCGACTTCGGCATCGACACGACATCGATGTCAACAGGCGAAGCGCTTCGTGACTACTTCGCCCGCATCCGGGCCGGTGAACTCGGCTCGCTGCCGTCGCTGTTCGGCCTGCTCGTGCTGGTGATCCTGTTCAGCGCGCTGTCGGACAACTTCTTCACGCTGGCCAACATCGCCAACGTGTTCCCGCAGGGCGCGGGCGTGATCATCATCGCGATGGGCATCGTCTTCGTGCTGCTGCTCGGCGAGATCGACCTCGCCGCCGGTGTGGCTTCGGGCACCGCCGCGTCGGTGATGGCCCTGCACTACGTGCACGCCGGAAACCTGCTGGGCACCTTGGGCTCCGGCGTGTTCATCACGTTCATCGCGGTCCTCGCCGTGGCCATGCTGCTGTCGGCCTACCAGCGGATCTGGGCCGGCGCCGCGCTGTCACTGGTCGGCCTGCTGCTCGTCGCGGTCGGCGTCCCGGCCAACGCCTGGCTCGAGATCCTGCTGGCCATCTGCGTCGGCACCGCGATCGGCTGCATCACCGGCTTCCTCGTCTCGAAGATCGGCATGCCGTCCTTCGTCGTGACGCTGGCGCTGTTCATCGTGTGGCAGGGCGTCCTGCTGCAGTTCATCGGTGAAGGCGGCACGATCGGCATCACCAACTCGGACATCCTGTACAAGATCTCCAACGGCAACCTGAACATCCTCGGCAGCTGGATCTTCTTCCTCGTCGCCGCGGGCGGGTTCGCCGTGATCACGCTGATCAGCCACTTCAAGCGGCTCCAGCGCGGCCTGGTCGTGCAGCCGACGGCGCTGGTGCTGGTCAAGGTCGGCGCGCTCGTCGTGCTGTCGGCGCTGGGCACCTGGCTGCTGACGATCAACCGCTCGCCGAACAAGGCCGTCGTCACGATCGAGGGCGTCCCGTACGTCATCCCGATCATGCTGGTGCTGCTGGTGGCCGGGACCTACGTGCTCAACCGGACCAAGTACGGCCGGTACGTCTACGCGGTCGGCGGCAACAAGGAAGCCGCCCGCCGCGCCGGTATCGACGTGCCGAAGATCCGGGCGAGCGTGTTCATCATCGGCTCGGCGGTCGCGGCCATCGGCGGCATCGTCGCCGCGTCGAAGGTCGGTTCGGTCAGCCCGCAGTCCGGTGGCCTCAACACGCTGCTGTACTCGGTCGGCGCGGCCGTCATCGGCGGCACGTCGCTGTTCGGCGGCAAGGGCCGGGTGGCCGACGCGGTCGTCGGTGGCCTGGTCATCGCGGTGGTCATCAACGGCCTGGGCCTGCTCAAGCAGCCGGCCGCGGTGGTCAACATCATCACCGGCCTGGTCCTCCTGCTCGCCGCCACGGTCGACGCGCTGTCGCGGCGCCGCGCGGCTGCGTCGACGCGCTGA
- a CDS encoding sugar ABC transporter substrate-binding protein, whose product MRSRTLTLLAATVSTGLVLSACGANSSDSGGTGSSSASSSAPAAAGGASGKVGVILPETASSARWEAFDKPMLQAALTAQGFEADIQNAQGDAQKFTTLADGFISSGVKALIIAPSDPAVGAAVEAKAKGAGIPVIDYDRPSLGGSADYYVSFDNEKVGQLQGQGLADKLKATPGAQVIQIEGAPTDNNATLFTKGQDSVLAPLFANNTLKLVQKQPINDWDNQLGGTTFEQILQGNGGKVDGVVAANDGLAGAVITILKKNGLNGKVPVTGQDATADGLMAIMRGDQYLTIFKPIKEEAEATAKLAAALVKGDTAGADAIATGKLHDPKNNRDIKSVLLTPTLILEKDIKTVVTQGYVKATEICGGDLAAKCSSLGIS is encoded by the coding sequence ATGCGCAGCAGAACCCTTACCCTCCTCGCCGCCACGGTGAGCACCGGCCTGGTGCTCTCCGCTTGCGGTGCAAACAGTTCGGACAGCGGGGGCACGGGGAGCAGCTCCGCCTCCTCGTCCGCCCCGGCCGCCGCCGGCGGTGCCTCCGGCAAGGTCGGAGTCATCCTGCCGGAGACCGCCAGCTCGGCGCGCTGGGAAGCCTTCGACAAGCCGATGCTGCAGGCCGCTCTCACGGCGCAGGGCTTCGAGGCCGACATCCAGAACGCCCAGGGTGACGCCCAGAAGTTCACCACCCTGGCCGACGGCTTCATCAGCTCCGGTGTCAAGGCCCTGATCATCGCCCCGTCCGACCCGGCCGTCGGTGCCGCCGTCGAGGCGAAGGCGAAGGGCGCCGGCATCCCGGTCATCGACTACGACCGGCCGAGCCTCGGCGGGTCCGCCGACTACTACGTCTCGTTCGACAACGAGAAGGTCGGCCAGCTGCAGGGCCAGGGCCTCGCGGACAAGCTGAAGGCGACCCCGGGCGCGCAGGTCATCCAGATCGAGGGTGCCCCGACCGACAACAACGCGACGCTGTTCACCAAGGGCCAGGACTCCGTCCTCGCGCCCCTGTTCGCGAACAACACGCTGAAGCTGGTCCAGAAGCAGCCGATCAACGACTGGGACAACCAGCTCGGCGGCACGACCTTCGAGCAGATCCTGCAGGGCAACGGCGGCAAGGTCGACGGCGTCGTCGCGGCGAACGACGGCCTGGCCGGCGCGGTCATCACGATCCTCAAGAAGAACGGCCTCAACGGCAAGGTCCCGGTCACGGGCCAGGACGCCACCGCGGACGGCCTCATGGCCATCATGCGCGGCGACCAGTACCTGACCATCTTCAAGCCGATCAAGGAAGAGGCCGAGGCCACCGCCAAGCTGGCCGCCGCCCTGGTCAAGGGTGACACCGCCGGTGCGGACGCGATCGCGACGGGCAAGCTCCACGACCCGAAGAACAACCGCGACATCAAGTCCGTGCTGCTCACGCCGACCCTGATCCTGGAGAAGGACATCAAGACCGTCGTGACCCAGGGCTACGTCAAGGCGACCGAGATCTGCGGTGGCGACCTCGCCGCCAAGTGCAGCTCGCTCGGCATCTCCTGA
- a CDS encoding DEAD/DEAH box helicase: MTGTQLGAPPAEKDSTARPLRAWQRRALTKYLTTGPKDFLAVATPGAGKTVFGLRIAAELLSDRTIEAVSIVTPTEHLKHQWASAAAAAGIQIDSNFRNTTGVTSSDYNGVALTYAQVAAHPTLHRVRTENRKTLVILDEIHHGGDAKSWGDAIREAFTPAVRRLCLTGTPFRSDDSAIPFVTYEPDAGGFQRSKSDHSYGYADALADGVVRPVVFLAYSGEASWRTSAGEEFTARLGEPLTAEQNARAWRTALDPAGEWIPAVLHAADTRLSQVRQSVPDAGGLVIATDQESARAYAKILERLSGEMPTLVLSDDPKASGRIKEFSETNERWIVAVRMVSEGVDVPRLAVGVYATSASTPLFFAQAIGRYVRARKKGETASVFLPSVPVLLELASELEAQRDHVLGKPHREQEGWEDELLAQANRTEDEPGEEEKAFTSLGASAELDQVIYDGNSFGTAVFSGSDEEQEYLGLPGLLEPDQVRALLRKRQEEQISDEKRRKPKAEEAAPPPARSQSVSERLGALRKELNALVGMYHHRTKKPHGAIHNELRRVCGGPPTAMATMEQLEERIVTLRSW, encoded by the coding sequence ATGACGGGGACGCAGCTCGGAGCGCCTCCCGCGGAGAAGGACTCGACCGCGCGCCCGCTGCGGGCGTGGCAGCGGCGGGCACTGACCAAGTACCTGACGACGGGCCCCAAGGACTTCCTCGCGGTGGCGACACCCGGCGCCGGCAAGACCGTGTTCGGCCTGCGGATCGCGGCGGAACTGCTGTCGGACCGCACGATCGAGGCCGTCAGCATCGTCACCCCGACCGAGCACCTGAAGCACCAGTGGGCCTCGGCGGCGGCCGCGGCCGGGATCCAGATCGACTCGAACTTCCGCAACACCACCGGCGTCACGTCGTCGGACTACAACGGCGTCGCGCTGACGTACGCGCAGGTCGCGGCCCACCCGACGCTGCACCGGGTGCGCACCGAAAACCGCAAGACGCTGGTCATCCTCGACGAGATCCACCACGGCGGTGACGCGAAGTCCTGGGGTGACGCCATCCGTGAGGCCTTCACCCCGGCCGTGCGGCGCCTGTGCCTGACCGGGACGCCCTTCCGGTCCGACGACTCGGCCATCCCGTTCGTCACCTACGAGCCGGACGCCGGCGGCTTCCAGCGCAGCAAGTCCGACCACTCGTACGGCTACGCCGACGCGCTGGCCGACGGCGTGGTCCGGCCGGTCGTCTTCCTCGCCTACTCGGGTGAGGCCTCCTGGCGCACCAGCGCGGGGGAGGAGTTCACGGCGCGGCTCGGCGAGCCGCTGACGGCGGAGCAGAACGCCCGCGCGTGGCGCACGGCCCTCGACCCGGCGGGCGAGTGGATCCCGGCGGTGCTGCACGCGGCCGACACCCGGTTGTCGCAGGTGCGCCAGAGCGTGCCGGACGCGGGCGGCCTGGTCATCGCCACCGACCAGGAGTCGGCGCGCGCGTACGCGAAGATCCTGGAGCGGCTCTCGGGGGAGATGCCGACGCTGGTGCTGTCGGACGATCCGAAGGCCTCGGGCCGGATCAAGGAGTTCTCCGAGACCAACGAGCGCTGGATCGTGGCCGTGCGGATGGTCTCCGAAGGCGTCGACGTCCCGCGGCTGGCCGTCGGGGTGTACGCCACGAGCGCGTCGACCCCGCTGTTCTTCGCCCAGGCGATCGGCCGCTACGTGCGAGCGCGGAAGAAGGGGGAGACGGCGAGCGTCTTCCTGCCGTCGGTGCCGGTGCTGCTGGAGCTGGCGAGCGAGCTGGAGGCGCAGCGCGACCACGTGCTGGGCAAGCCCCACCGCGAGCAGGAGGGCTGGGAAGACGAGCTCCTCGCCCAGGCCAACCGCACCGAGGACGAGCCGGGCGAGGAGGAGAAGGCGTTTACCTCGCTGGGCGCCTCGGCCGAGCTGGACCAGGTCATCTACGACGGCAACTCCTTCGGCACGGCGGTCTTCTCGGGCTCCGACGAGGAGCAGGAGTACCTCGGCCTGCCGGGCCTGCTGGAGCCGGACCAGGTCCGCGCGCTGCTGCGCAAGCGGCAGGAAGAGCAGATCTCGGACGAGAAGCGCCGCAAGCCCAAGGCCGAGGAGGCGGCCCCGCCGCCCGCCCGGTCCCAGTCGGTGAGCGAGCGCCTCGGGGCGTTGCGCAAGGAGCTGAACGCGCTGGTCGGCATGTACCACCACCGCACGAAGAAGCCGCACGGCGCGATCCACAACGAGCTGCGCCGGGTCTGCGGCGGCCCGCCGACCGCGATGGCGACGATGGAGCAGCTGGAAGAGCGGATCGTGACGCTCCGATCCTGGTGA
- a CDS encoding DUF3039 domain-containing protein, which translates to MSTETLTKPETTPEGTETTDDDTPKMFHYVKKAKIAESAVMGNHVVALCGEVFPVTKSPKPGSPVCPACKEIFDGLRKGE; encoded by the coding sequence GTGAGCACCGAGACGCTGACGAAGCCGGAAACCACGCCCGAGGGCACGGAGACCACCGACGACGACACACCGAAGATGTTCCACTACGTGAAGAAGGCCAAGATCGCCGAGAGCGCGGTCATGGGCAATCACGTGGTGGCGCTGTGCGGTGAGGTCTTCCCGGTGACGAAGTCGCCGAAGCCCGGTTCGCCGGTCTGCCCGGCCTGCAAGGAGATCTTCGACGGGCTGCGCAAGGGGGAGTGA
- a CDS encoding efflux RND transporter permease subunit has translation MSVLARLSLRNRSLIGLLALVVVGFGAFALPQIKQQLFPSLQFPQAQIVTAYAGASPDAVDKQVTEPLEGGLQGLKGLEQLNSTSSDGVSRIVAQFEFGTDIDASVSQIQQAVNQLRTRLPQNSEPTVSAGSTDDLPVVLVAAGTAGDPQQLAPALTDQVAPELRKIDGVRTVTVTGVQQPRVTITLDYAKLAAAGVDPASIATTLQTAGAAVPAGTLTEGGKTLSVQVGGAQTTVDTIRNLYLTPSAASGAARGPARGPVKLGDVADVRTGFAPPTSITRTNGKPSLGLSITMVDNGNAVAISDAVRDKLPDLAKKTGAEMSVVFDQGTPVKDAISGLTTEGLLGLAFAVIVILLFLLSVRSTLVTAVSIPLSVVVALLALWTGDLSLNLLTLGALTIAIGRVVDDSIVVLENIKRHLAYGEEKQRAVLDGVREVAGAVTSSTLTTVAVFLPIAFVGGFVGELFSPFAITVTVALLASLLVSLTVVPVLAYWFLKQPTIPADAIEAERAREAAVEKERRGLLQRAYLPVIHFATKRRLTVVLLALLIFAGTVGLATRLNTNFLDQSGGTTLNMTQKLPAGTSVEAKEKAATAVEQALAAEKAVQTYQVSVGGGGGFGGFGGGGTATSISVTVAKDTDLDALSSRLRDKLTSRPELGEIKIGADASGFNSDQVSVTVTAPSEAALKPASDQVQQALQGVSGLTEVTSDLSVGSPRVQVEVDDAAAAARGLSASTIGQVANQAIAGRTVTQLPVDGQRTDVVLRAGTAPVSVDQVKGLPIPGPAGVVRLDEVAKVSTVDGPASVHRTGGDLSTTVTAKNTGDNLSKTTADIQSKLDGITFAGGASYSLGGVSQDQQEAFSNLFLALLAAIAIVFLIMVATFRSLIQPLILLVSIPFAATGAIGLLLATGTALGLPSLIGMLMLVGIVVTNAIVLIDLINQYRAEGMSVADAVTEGGRRRLRPILMTAAATIFALVPMALGITGQGGFIGQPLAIVVIGGLVSSTLLTLVLVPTLYTMVETRKERRHARREARRHPVEAPESESLDPAPTA, from the coding sequence ATGTCCGTGCTGGCCAGATTGAGCCTGCGCAACCGAAGCCTGATCGGCCTGCTCGCGCTCGTCGTCGTCGGCTTCGGTGCCTTCGCGCTGCCGCAGATCAAGCAGCAGTTGTTCCCGTCGCTGCAGTTCCCGCAGGCGCAGATCGTCACCGCGTACGCGGGCGCGTCCCCGGACGCGGTCGACAAGCAGGTCACCGAGCCCCTCGAAGGAGGCCTCCAGGGCCTGAAGGGCCTGGAGCAGCTCAACTCGACGTCGTCCGACGGGGTGTCGCGGATCGTCGCGCAGTTCGAGTTCGGGACCGACATCGACGCCTCCGTCTCGCAGATCCAGCAGGCGGTGAACCAGCTCCGGACGCGGCTGCCGCAGAACTCCGAGCCGACCGTGTCCGCGGGCAGCACCGACGACCTGCCGGTCGTCCTGGTCGCCGCCGGCACCGCCGGGGACCCGCAGCAGCTCGCGCCCGCGCTGACCGACCAGGTCGCGCCGGAGCTGCGCAAGATCGACGGCGTCCGCACGGTCACCGTCACCGGCGTGCAGCAGCCGCGGGTCACGATCACCCTCGACTACGCGAAGCTGGCCGCCGCGGGCGTCGACCCGGCGTCGATCGCCACGACGCTGCAGACGGCGGGCGCGGCCGTGCCGGCCGGGACGCTCACCGAAGGCGGCAAGACGCTGTCCGTCCAGGTCGGCGGCGCGCAGACCACTGTGGACACGATCCGCAACCTCTACCTCACGCCGAGCGCGGCTTCCGGAGCGGCCCGCGGACCGGCCCGGGGACCGGTGAAGCTCGGTGACGTCGCCGACGTCCGGACCGGGTTCGCGCCGCCCACGTCGATCACGCGCACCAACGGCAAACCGAGCCTCGGCCTGTCGATCACCATGGTGGACAACGGGAACGCGGTCGCGATCTCCGACGCCGTCCGCGACAAGCTGCCCGACCTGGCGAAGAAGACCGGCGCCGAGATGAGCGTCGTGTTCGACCAGGGCACCCCGGTGAAGGACGCGATCAGCGGCCTGACCACCGAAGGCCTGCTGGGCCTGGCGTTCGCCGTCATCGTGATCCTGCTGTTCCTGCTGTCGGTGCGCTCGACGCTGGTGACCGCGGTGTCGATCCCGCTGTCGGTGGTGGTCGCGCTGCTCGCGCTGTGGACCGGCGACCTGTCGCTCAACCTGCTCACCCTCGGCGCGCTGACCATCGCGATCGGCCGGGTGGTCGACGACTCGATCGTCGTGCTGGAGAACATCAAACGGCATCTGGCGTACGGCGAGGAGAAGCAGCGGGCGGTGCTCGACGGCGTCCGCGAGGTGGCCGGCGCGGTGACGTCGTCCACGCTGACGACCGTCGCGGTGTTCCTGCCGATCGCCTTCGTCGGCGGGTTCGTCGGGGAGCTGTTCTCGCCGTTCGCGATCACCGTGACGGTGGCGCTGCTGGCGTCGCTGCTCGTGTCGCTGACCGTCGTCCCGGTGCTCGCGTACTGGTTCCTCAAGCAACCGACGATCCCGGCGGACGCCATCGAGGCCGAGCGGGCGCGCGAAGCCGCCGTCGAGAAGGAGCGCCGCGGCCTGCTGCAGCGCGCCTACCTGCCGGTGATCCATTTCGCCACCAAGCGGCGGCTCACCGTCGTGCTGCTGGCGCTGCTGATCTTCGCCGGCACGGTCGGCCTCGCGACGCGGCTGAACACCAACTTCCTCGACCAGTCCGGTGGCACCACGCTGAACATGACGCAGAAGCTGCCCGCGGGCACCAGCGTCGAGGCCAAGGAGAAGGCCGCCACGGCGGTCGAGCAGGCCCTGGCGGCCGAGAAGGCCGTGCAGACCTACCAGGTCAGCGTCGGCGGGGGTGGCGGCTTCGGCGGCTTCGGGGGCGGCGGCACGGCGACCAGCATCTCGGTCACCGTCGCGAAGGACACCGACCTCGACGCGCTGTCGAGCCGGCTGCGCGACAAGCTGACGTCCCGGCCCGAGCTGGGCGAGATCAAGATCGGCGCCGACGCCTCCGGGTTCAACTCCGACCAGGTCTCGGTCACCGTGACCGCGCCGTCGGAAGCGGCGCTGAAGCCCGCGTCCGACCAGGTGCAGCAGGCGCTGCAAGGGGTTTCCGGGCTGACCGAGGTGACCAGCGACCTGTCCGTCGGCTCGCCGCGGGTGCAGGTCGAGGTGGACGACGCCGCGGCCGCCGCGCGCGGGCTGTCGGCGAGCACCATCGGCCAGGTCGCCAACCAGGCGATCGCCGGGCGCACGGTGACGCAGCTCCCGGTCGACGGGCAGCGCACGGACGTCGTGCTCCGCGCCGGCACCGCGCCGGTGTCCGTGGACCAGGTCAAGGGCCTGCCGATCCCCGGCCCGGCCGGCGTCGTCCGGCTGGACGAGGTCGCGAAGGTGTCCACTGTGGACGGCCCGGCGTCGGTGCACCGCACCGGCGGCGACCTCAGCACCACCGTCACGGCGAAGAACACCGGTGACAACCTGAGCAAGACGACCGCGGACATCCAGTCCAAGCTGGACGGCATCACGTTCGCCGGCGGCGCGTCGTACTCGCTCGGCGGTGTGAGCCAGGATCAGCAGGAGGCGTTCTCGAACCTCTTCCTGGCGCTGCTCGCGGCCATCGCGATCGTGTTCCTGATCATGGTGGCGACGTTCCGCAGCCTGATCCAGCCGCTGATCCTGCTGGTGTCGATCCCGTTCGCGGCGACCGGCGCGATCGGGCTGCTGCTGGCCACCGGCACCGCGCTCGGCCTGCCGTCGCTGATCGGGATGCTGATGCTCGTCGGCATCGTCGTGACCAACGCGATCGTGCTGATCGACCTGATCAACCAGTACCGCGCCGAGGGGATGAGCGTCGCCGACGCCGTCACCGAAGGCGGCCGGCGCCGGCTGCGGCCGATCCTGATGACCGCGGCGGCGACGATCTTCGCGCTCGTCCCGATGGCGCTGGGCATCACCGGCCAGGGCGGCTTCATCGGCCAGCCCCTGGCGATCGTGGTGATCGGCGGCCTGGTCAGCTCGACGCTGCTGACGCTGGTGCTGGTCCCGACCCTCTACACGATGGTCGAGACCCGCAAGGAACGCCGCCACGCGCGCCGCGAAGCCCGCCGGCACCCGGTCGAGGCCCCGGAGTCGGAGTCCCTGGACCCCGCCCCCACCGCCTGA
- a CDS encoding YihY/virulence factor BrkB family protein produces the protein MGEVQPPETAKVARKGPWRLVTRTLGKAWEGNIFSEAAEAAFWQTLSLPPLLLGLLGSLGFVGEWFGQDVVAQVHDRIIGFCRTVFSANAVQDIIEPTVNSILTVGKGEIVSIGFLISLWAGSSAMSSFVDAITVAHDQYGVRNDVWQRIFALLLYLCGLVILVVGLPLLAIGPDLLPEFFPTQWGPTVTSWVSALYFPALGAMITLALTTLYKLALPRKLPWHRGLPGAVLAMVVFLLSSVGLRVYLNWITKTGYTYGALAAPIAFLLLMFFIGLAVVGGAYFNSALQELWPAKATRRQRRKWRRLEMERASERLRTEEGRKLWERSTMPLRRPRAEDVNGTTKTGDEDGPSDEDGSSPSAPEPAPSAAQGGASSEGTTRNPPPD, from the coding sequence ATGGGTGAGGTTCAGCCGCCTGAAACGGCGAAGGTGGCCCGCAAGGGGCCGTGGCGCCTCGTCACGCGCACGCTCGGCAAGGCGTGGGAGGGCAACATCTTCTCGGAGGCCGCGGAGGCGGCCTTCTGGCAGACGCTCTCGCTGCCGCCGCTGCTCCTGGGCCTGCTCGGCAGCCTCGGCTTCGTCGGCGAGTGGTTCGGCCAGGACGTCGTCGCGCAGGTGCACGACCGGATCATCGGCTTCTGCCGGACGGTCTTCAGCGCCAACGCCGTCCAGGACATCATCGAACCGACGGTGAACAGCATCCTCACCGTCGGCAAGGGCGAGATCGTCTCGATCGGCTTCCTCATCTCGCTGTGGGCCGGCTCGTCGGCGATGTCGTCGTTCGTGGACGCGATCACCGTCGCGCACGACCAGTACGGCGTCCGCAACGACGTCTGGCAGCGGATCTTCGCCCTGCTGCTCTACCTGTGCGGCCTGGTGATCCTGGTGGTCGGGCTGCCGCTGCTGGCGATCGGCCCGGACCTGCTGCCGGAGTTCTTCCCCACGCAGTGGGGCCCGACCGTGACGTCGTGGGTGAGCGCGCTGTACTTCCCGGCGCTCGGCGCGATGATCACCCTCGCGCTGACGACGCTGTACAAGCTCGCGCTGCCGCGGAAGCTGCCGTGGCACCGCGGGCTGCCGGGCGCGGTGCTGGCCATGGTCGTGTTCCTGCTCTCCTCGGTCGGCCTGCGCGTCTACCTGAACTGGATCACCAAGACCGGCTACACCTACGGCGCGCTGGCCGCGCCGATCGCGTTCCTGCTGCTGATGTTCTTCATCGGGCTGGCCGTGGTCGGCGGCGCCTACTTCAACAGCGCGCTCCAGGAGCTGTGGCCGGCGAAGGCGACCCGGCGGCAGCGCCGCAAGTGGCGCCGGCTGGAGATGGAACGCGCTTCCGAGCGGCTGCGCACGGAAGAAGGACGCAAGCTGTGGGAGCGTTCGACGATGCCGCTGCGGCGCCCGCGCGCCGAGGACGTGAACGGCACCACGAAGACCGGCGACGAAGACGGACCGTCCGATGAGGACGGATCGTCACCCAGCGCGCCGGAACCGGCACCCAGCGCAGCTCAGGGTGGAGCCTCATCCGAAGGGACCACCCGGAATCCACCCCCAGACTGA
- a CDS encoding ATP-binding cassette domain-containing protein, producing the protein MSEPILEIKGLNKSFGPVHVLHDVDFDVRAGEVTALVGDNGAGKSTLVKCIAGIHPYDSGAVRFNGEDAHIRGPRDAADLGIEIVYQDLALADNLDIVQNMFLGRERGSSWKLDEASMEKAARETLASLSVRTVKSVRTPVSSLSGGQRQTVAIAKSVLWNSKVVVLDEPTAALGVAQTRQVLDLVRRLAEQGLGVVLISHNMADVFEVADRISVLYLGRLVAEVHTKDVSHGQVVELITAGRSGDLGLARPEAVVL; encoded by the coding sequence ATGAGTGAGCCCATCCTCGAGATCAAGGGCCTGAACAAGAGCTTCGGCCCCGTCCACGTCCTCCACGACGTGGACTTCGACGTGCGCGCGGGCGAAGTGACCGCCCTGGTCGGCGACAACGGCGCCGGCAAGTCGACCCTCGTCAAGTGCATCGCCGGCATCCACCCGTACGACTCGGGGGCCGTGCGGTTCAACGGCGAGGACGCCCACATCCGCGGCCCGCGCGACGCGGCGGACCTCGGCATCGAGATCGTCTACCAGGACCTCGCGCTGGCCGACAACCTCGACATCGTCCAGAACATGTTCCTCGGCCGTGAGCGCGGGAGCAGCTGGAAGCTGGACGAAGCCAGCATGGAGAAGGCCGCTCGCGAGACGCTGGCCTCCCTGTCGGTGCGCACCGTGAAGTCGGTCCGGACGCCGGTTTCCTCGCTGTCCGGTGGTCAGCGCCAGACCGTGGCCATCGCCAAGTCGGTGCTGTGGAACAGCAAGGTCGTCGTGCTGGACGAGCCGACCGCCGCCCTCGGCGTCGCGCAGACCCGGCAGGTGCTGGACCTGGTCCGCCGGCTGGCCGAGCAGGGCCTCGGCGTCGTGCTGATCAGCCACAACATGGCCGACGTGTTCGAGGTCGCCGACCGCATCTCGGTGCTGTACCTCGGCCGCCTCGTCGCCGAGGTGCACACGAAGGACGTCAGCCACGGCCAGGTCGTGGAACTGATCACCGCGGGTCGCTCCGGCGACCTCGGCCTGGCCCGGCCCGAAGCCGTGGTCCTGTGA